AGATCTGAATTAAATTGACCAAAATAAGGCGGATCCGTAGCAACGGGTCCGCCATTTTTTTTCTGACACAAACCCTATTACATGAAAATCAGGAAGCTCACCCTCTTCACCTCCAGGCTCAATGAACAGATCAACTTTTACCGCGACACCCTGGAATTAAAAATGCTCACCAGCGGAAAGGATTTTGCCGAATTTCGTGTCGGCAGTTCCGTGCTGCGGTTTGAAGGTAAAAGAGGAGCCACGCCATATCACTTCGCGTTTAACATTCCGTCCTACCAGGAAAATGACGCATGGCAGTGGCTCAAAAATCGACTCGAAATCATTCCTTTTGACACACAGGAGATCATTCCTTTCGAAAACTGGAACGCAAATGCCATCTATTTTTACGATGCCGAAAAAAACATCGTCGAGTTCATTGCCCGCAGAAACCTGGGCTATGAAGATTCCATTCCTTTCTCTTCGGAAAGCATTGTGGAGATCAGCGAAATCGGCGTTCCCTTAACCGATATTATTCCGGTACACGAACACCTGACCGCCGAGTTAAGCCTCCCGGTTTACTCCGGCTCAACCGA
This sequence is a window from Lewinellaceae bacterium. Protein-coding genes within it:
- a CDS encoding VOC family protein — protein: MKIRKLTLFTSRLNEQINFYRDTLELKMLTSGKDFAEFRVGSSVLRFEGKRGATPYHFAFNIPSYQENDAWQWLKNRLEIIPFDTQEIIPFENWNANAIYFYDAEKNIVEFIARRNLGYEDSIPFSSESIVEISEIGVPLTDIIPVHEHLTAELSLPVYSGSTERFCAMGDERGLFILINTHKKREWFPSGDKAIPSDFKATISHQGQQYGINFHNEILLTHELKSNHHSFNEFV